A portion of the Pseudomonas koreensis genome contains these proteins:
- a CDS encoding alpha/beta fold hydrolase — protein sequence MIGGAKAHYDGIVAFSQTDFTEDLKKVSVPVLVMHGEDDQIVPYANSGPLSAKLLPNGTLKSYPGFPHGMPTTQAETINADLLAFIRG from the coding sequence ATGATCGGCGGCGCCAAGGCGCACTACGACGGCATCGTCGCGTTTTCGCAGACTGACTTCACCGAAGATCTGAAAAAAGTCAGCGTGCCGGTGCTGGTGATGCATGGCGAGGACGACCAGATTGTGCCGTACGCCAACTCCGGACCGTTGTCGGCGAAACTGTTGCCCAATGGCACGCTGAAATCGTATCCGGGGTTTCCGCATGGCATGCCGACGACGCAGGCGGAGACGATCAATGCGGATTTGTTGGCGTTTATTCGCGGGTGA
- a CDS encoding alpha/beta fold hydrolase: MGFVTTRDGVDIFYKDWGPRDAPVIHFHHGWPLSSDDWDAQMLFFLAQGFRVIAHDRRGHGRSSQVWDGHDMDHYADDVLAVVNHLGTSNVVHVGHSTGGGEVIHYIARHGQDKVSKAVLISAVPPLMVQTESNPGRFAEIGVRWLSGAIGSEPGAVLSRCAERTFLRLQPSWRRGVGRDHRQLVAARHDRRRQGALRRHRRVFAD, encoded by the coding sequence ATGGGTTTTGTCACCACTCGAGACGGCGTCGACATCTTCTACAAGGACTGGGGCCCGCGCGACGCTCCGGTGATCCATTTCCACCACGGCTGGCCGCTCAGTTCGGATGACTGGGACGCGCAGATGCTGTTTTTTCTCGCGCAGGGCTTTCGGGTGATTGCCCATGATCGGCGCGGGCACGGGCGCTCAAGCCAGGTCTGGGACGGCCACGACATGGACCACTACGCCGACGATGTGCTGGCCGTGGTCAATCATCTGGGTACGAGCAACGTTGTCCACGTCGGCCATTCCACCGGCGGCGGCGAGGTCATCCATTACATTGCCCGGCATGGTCAGGACAAGGTCAGCAAAGCGGTCTTGATCAGTGCGGTGCCACCGTTGATGGTGCAGACCGAAAGCAACCCGGGGCGGTTTGCCGAAATCGGTGTTCGATGGCTTTCAGGCGCAATTGGCAGCGAACCGGGCGCAGTTTTATCGCGATGTGCCGAGCGGACCTTTCTACGGCTACAACCGTCCTGGCGCCGAGGCGTCGGAAGGGATCATCGCCAACTGGTGGCGGCAAGGCATGATCGGCGGCGCCAAGGCGCACTACGACGGCATCGTCGCGTTTTCGCAGACTGA
- a CDS encoding (2Fe-2S)-binding protein — protein MLTLNINGKDQELDVPADMPLLWVLRDVAHLTGTKFGCGMAQCGACTVHVDGAPLRSCITPATAVAHGQKILTIEGLSTDGAHPVQQAWAELDVVQCGYCQSGQIMSAAALLAKIPNPTDSDIDQALSGNICRCGTYPRIRAAVKRAAEIG, from the coding sequence ATGCTGACTCTGAATATCAATGGCAAGGATCAGGAACTCGATGTCCCCGCCGACATGCCGTTGCTCTGGGTTCTGCGTGATGTCGCGCACCTGACCGGCACCAAGTTCGGCTGTGGCATGGCCCAGTGCGGCGCGTGCACCGTGCACGTCGACGGTGCGCCATTACGCTCCTGCATTACCCCGGCTACTGCCGTCGCCCACGGGCAGAAAATCCTCACCATCGAAGGCCTGTCCACCGATGGTGCGCACCCGGTGCAGCAGGCGTGGGCGGAACTCGACGTGGTCCAGTGCGGTTACTGCCAGTCCGGGCAGATCATGTCCGCCGCCGCGTTGCTGGCGAAAATTCCCAACCCCACCGACAGCGATATCGATCAGGCGCTCTCCGGCAATATCTGCCGCTGCGGCACCTATCCGCGCATTCGCGCAGCGGTCAAACGCGCCGCCGAAATCGGCTGA
- a CDS encoding xanthine dehydrogenase family protein molybdopterin-binding subunit produces MNSPVSRRGFLKGSAVLGGGLMVAFVVPGANRFARAAEDQNKTFAPNAFLRIAADNSVTVLLGHSEMGQGIWTGLTMLIAEELDADWSKISVQHSPASAADYGLPAFGGMQITGGSTSTWMEFDRYRLAGATARQMLVEAAAKRFDVAPSTIRTESGVVIAGDKRTTYGELADAAGQLPVPDPKTITFKEAKDWKVIGKPTKRLDTPEKITGRAIFGIDVQFEGLMTAMVARAPVFGATVKSFEGAAALAIPGVHKVLQVPSGVAVVAEHFWAAKLGRDALTVDWDLGPLADMSSEKLLDSFRKLAATPGTSATQAGDAKAHFDKAAKKIDVEYSVPYLAHAPMEPLNCTVKISTGKCEIWTGTQFQTLDQMVASKITGLKPEQVEIHTEFLGGGFGRRANPTSDFVAEAVQVAKAAGLPVKTVWAREDDIRGGYYRSMYLHQARVGLGGDGLPISWQHVLVGQSIMTGTMLEAAMVKNGIDATSVEGVADSPYIKDLPDHQVDLHSPQTGINVLWLRSVGHTHTGFVMESLIDELATAAGKDPVEYRRTLLKAHPRHLGVLNLAVEKANWGAPLPDGHALGVAVHESFGSYVAQVAQVSQDNLAIRVHRVVCAVDCGIAVNPQSITAQMESCITFGLGMALHSKLTVKDGGVVQSNYHDYQVLRLNEMPVVEVHIVPSSEKPGGIGEPGVPPTAPAVANAVFALTGQRLRELPLQLSGV; encoded by the coding sequence ATGAACAGTCCGGTATCGCGTCGAGGTTTTCTCAAGGGCAGTGCCGTGTTGGGTGGCGGTCTGATGGTGGCGTTTGTGGTGCCCGGGGCCAATCGCTTTGCCCGCGCGGCAGAGGATCAGAACAAGACGTTCGCGCCGAATGCGTTCCTGCGTATCGCGGCGGACAACAGCGTTACCGTGCTGCTCGGCCATTCGGAAATGGGCCAGGGCATCTGGACCGGCCTGACCATGCTGATTGCCGAAGAGCTCGACGCCGACTGGTCGAAAATCAGCGTCCAACACTCGCCAGCCTCGGCGGCGGATTACGGTTTGCCAGCGTTCGGCGGCATGCAGATCACCGGAGGCTCGACTTCGACCTGGATGGAATTTGACCGCTATCGCCTGGCCGGGGCGACGGCGCGGCAGATGCTGGTGGAAGCGGCGGCGAAACGCTTCGACGTTGCGCCTTCGACGATTCGCACTGAGTCCGGCGTGGTGATCGCCGGGGACAAACGCACGACCTACGGCGAACTGGCCGATGCCGCCGGGCAACTGCCGGTGCCGGACCCGAAAACCATCACGTTCAAGGAAGCCAAGGACTGGAAAGTCATCGGCAAACCGACCAAACGTCTGGACACCCCGGAAAAGATCACCGGCCGCGCCATATTCGGCATAGACGTGCAGTTCGAGGGCCTGATGACCGCCATGGTCGCTCGCGCGCCGGTGTTCGGCGCCACGGTCAAATCTTTCGAAGGCGCCGCAGCGCTGGCGATTCCCGGCGTGCACAAAGTGCTGCAGGTGCCCAGCGGAGTAGCGGTGGTGGCCGAGCATTTCTGGGCGGCAAAACTGGGCCGCGATGCCCTGACGGTCGATTGGGATCTCGGGCCGCTGGCCGACATGAGCAGCGAAAAGCTGCTGGACAGTTTCCGCAAACTCGCGGCGACGCCGGGTACGTCCGCCACTCAGGCCGGGGACGCCAAGGCCCATTTCGACAAGGCTGCGAAGAAAATCGATGTCGAATACAGCGTGCCGTATCTGGCCCATGCGCCGATGGAGCCGCTCAATTGCACGGTAAAGATCAGCACCGGCAAATGCGAAATCTGGACCGGCACGCAATTTCAGACCCTCGACCAGATGGTCGCCAGCAAGATCACCGGGCTCAAGCCTGAGCAGGTCGAGATTCACACCGAATTTCTCGGCGGTGGTTTCGGTCGCCGTGCCAACCCGACCTCGGATTTTGTCGCCGAAGCCGTGCAAGTCGCGAAAGCGGCAGGCCTGCCGGTGAAAACCGTGTGGGCGCGCGAAGATGACATTCGCGGCGGCTATTACCGCTCGATGTACTTGCATCAGGCCCGTGTCGGGCTGGGCGGCGATGGCCTGCCGATAAGTTGGCAGCATGTGCTGGTCGGACAATCGATCATGACCGGAACGATGCTTGAGGCGGCAATGGTCAAGAATGGCATCGATGCGACCTCGGTCGAGGGTGTGGCTGACAGTCCGTACATCAAGGACCTGCCTGATCATCAGGTCGATCTGCATTCGCCGCAGACCGGCATCAACGTGCTGTGGCTGCGTTCGGTGGGCCACACCCACACCGGGTTCGTCATGGAGTCGCTGATCGATGAACTGGCGACGGCGGCAGGCAAGGATCCGGTCGAGTACCGACGAACGCTGCTCAAGGCGCATCCGCGGCATCTTGGCGTACTCAATCTGGCGGTGGAGAAGGCCAACTGGGGCGCGCCGCTACCCGACGGCCATGCTCTCGGCGTAGCGGTGCACGAGTCGTTCGGCAGCTACGTGGCGCAAGTGGCGCAGGTGTCGCAGGACAATCTGGCGATTCGCGTGCATCGGGTGGTCTGCGCGGTGGACTGCGGCATTGCGGTGAACCCGCAGAGCATCACCGCGCAGATGGAATCGTGCATCACCTTCGGTCTCGGCATGGCGCTGCATAGCAAACTCACCGTCAAGGACGGCGGCGTCGTGCAATCCAACTATCACGATTACCAGGTGCTGCGGCTCAACGAAATGCCGGTGGTCGAAGTGCACATTGTCCCCAGCAGTGAGAAACCCGGCGGCATCGGCGAACCCGGCGTGCCACCGACCGCGCCGGCCGTGGCCAACGCGGTGTTCGCCCTGACCGGGCAACGCCTGCGCGAACTGCCACTGCAATTGTCGGGGGTGTGA